The DNA sequence GAACCAGCTTCGTCTCCTTTTAGTACCGGTCATGTTCAACAAAATGGGTAAAATCCACATGGCAGCTTCCCCCAAAATCAAAGAGACAACTTAGCCCAAACTGCTGTGTCTGCAAAACTGGCAAATCTTAGGTTAATTTCGCACATAAAATTGGTAAAAAGTATAAAAAGACACAACATTATGTCCTCTGCAAAGTACAAATATCTATAATTGTGAATCTACATAACATGTGATGTTCTGTTATACAGGAAGTTACATCAGACCAAGTAAATTGACAGAACTGGTATTCACTGGTATTCACTGGTATTCCATTTTTAAGTAGCACCCTCTGGTTATGGAAATAAAACCCATGTGATGACTAACTTCGCTCAGTCAATGTTTCTTTATTTCAGGCATCATAGACGGTTCCCAGTGAGTTTCCCAAAAGGGGGACCTATTGTTCAACTcaatttttgcttaaaattccaCTAGAATTGCCTTGAAACAGGTTCAGAGCATGAAAAAGCCAACAAATTCTATGGACTGTAAACTGATTTTAATAAATCATTCAAAAAAAGTTTAATAGTGCATGCCAAGAGAAAATGACAAAAGCACAGTTTGTTGCTAGAATCTTCTCTGCTTGCCTCATTGCTTGCTCAAAGGAACAGGTTTGACGTCACAGATTGTCGTCACCTGTCCTATATTTTACGGAAACCCATATTGAAAAATtactgtattgaaaaataaaatgctgtgtctcGTTTTAACTGATATGGGATGCAATGTGTCCCGTATTTTTCCAGAAACCTAATAGCTGGGGTTTGTGACTGTAAGCATCTGCATTCTTTATGTTTTTCTGGATGCCAGTATTTCAAGTGGTGAAAAAAGTTCACAGAATTTCCAGTTTTTGTTGGCACAGGTTTTTGCCTGAGTTTACAGTGCACAGCACCAGTCTGTGGCATGTTGGGCTTTAAACTGCAAGAAGTACCACTGAACCTCTGATTCTTACCTTGTTTCTCCATaaaatttcctttttaaatgaTGTCTCTTCGGGGTAATGGCTTCCATCTTCCAGGATGTTACCGAAACGGCAGCGTATGGCTCTGCTAACTCAATCAACGTTGCAGTACTTTTGTTGTGCCCAGGTTGTCCGTTCTTAAAAGATCAAATGTGTGATTAGTTGGAATTGTGTTCATTTCTGTGATATGTGCTATCAATAATGTTACCGACAGTTTATCGATGATTCTCATTTTATCGTTTCAATTTTACATGATGATGTATTGCCTGCATCACCCAAATGCATCACACAAAGTCTCTTTCCCGTCCTCCATTTGTATGAAGCTGGAGGTCCAGTGTCCTCCTGGGAACCCCATCGGATCCGTCACTCAGGAATTGCATCCATTTCTCCCTAAATTCATGATCAGGAATGAGAGGGATGAGCCAGTACTGAAACTGACTGGGCCATTTTGTATATGTGGATGTGACACAGACTTTGAGGTATGCACTGCTATTGTAGCTCAATTGTGGCACTAGCAGCATGAAGGTTGTTTGATCAAATCCCAGCACATGtaaattgtaacccttccctCTACTATAAGTCGCCTTGAATAAAGGCATTAAGTGTTATTACCATTCTATTAATTTGTCGGTCCATTCAAACACATACTGCATACCTTAAATACTTTGATAGTCTCATTAATCTCAAGGGTAAATCTGTGTAATCAGTTACTAAACATTGTGTCCACAGGTGAAATCTCTGAACGAAGCCATTGTGGTCGGCAGGATCACCAAACATTGGGCCGGCCTGGCCCAAGAGTTGTTCACTAATGCCAACAACTTTGCCGTGCACTTCCCTCTGGACCTTGACGTCAGAGTGAAGGCTGTGGTACTCGGAGCATGTTTTCTCATCGTAAGTAATGGCTGTCCCATTGCTATTCTCACAGTGACTAAAATGCAGAGGCGGGTAATTCAGGTCCTGAGaataaaagtccagaccaagaatttgtttcagccaaccagttgggCGCTCTTACATTAGAGAACTTTCaggactgttttgttttttgtttatagGATTTTATGTATTATAAGAACTGAAGATGAGTCCATTTGAGGATATGTGAGTATTTCTTTCTCCACGACACCACAGTACACACCTGTGCATTCAcgagcagtttttgttttcTGCAACAATGACTAAGCATTCTTTTTCTCCATTCGCAGGACTGCAGATCCGGAAAAGATGCGATGCTTCCAAagttattcatttaatttctgAAGTTTCGGGAGTTGCTAGTGACAGTGTTTTCAGggtcattcatttgtgttgatACAATTGTGTTTTGATCTTGTTCCACTTCATCAGGTATGTAGCTTTTGCACAGATACAATAGTATAGATCCTTGTGGGGTGCAGGACCTTCCAAACACACTCTGCCGTCATAAATGTACGTGAGTGAGATCTATCCCTAGAATTGCAAAAGCTTGTTTTTGAAGTCCAGATATGTGACTCACAGTACTGCTTTGCCAAAGGTAGATAAGATGTACAGCTGATTAACGCATATGGAGGATTAGAAAAATAGAGTCCTTCAGAAAGTCCATTTTctgttatattttatatgtatttagtCTGCTTATCCCAGTAGAATGCCTTGAGAAAGGTGTTCTATAGTTTCCTCTACAGAATATTCATATTGTCAAATGACCTTTTTACAGAATTCGAATAAAGCATGCAGAGTAAAAAAAAGTCTGACTTTTTTCATAAAAATTCGTGTTAATAAATCGCTAAATGAATCGTTATACCTCCATGCTGTCCACCCGAGGACCTTCAGCTCTACTGATCAAGCTGGGAATGTTGTTCGCCATTAGTGGGCGTCACCATAAGGCATTTATAGGAAAATCTTACATGAATTTGTGTTAACTGACATTTGGCACCAGAGAGACAGTCATAAGCAcaaacggaaaaaaaaacacccctaAAATGAGAACAACATGGGGTCCGTAGTCACTTTAAGAAAAACGTGGGCTTCGCCGCCATTAAACTTGACGTGTctcccccacatttaacataaaatattagttttattccagtgtgtgtcccccccccactttcaaaatgcttctgagaACCCCTGATGAAATGACACGCGTCTTATACGTCTGGTGCCCAGGCTATGCCGTTTTGTGATCGCCAAACACAGAgcaattgtttgtttattgctaGTTATTGACTGAAATACATAGTTATACATCTGACTGAAGTTTTGCCgaacaaaaataatattttactaAAAACCAGTTATTATAAGCATTATTGACCCGAGATATTTCCACACAGATCCATACCGCTTACCAACTGATTtagctaaaataaaaatatttaagtaaatTTATATACATGATTTACATACTTGTTAAAAGgtacatttgttttaatatATTGCAAAAGAAATTGGACTAAGTCTTTAAGTTGATATTTGTTTTGCGCATTTTCCTGATTAATTTACATGggaatatataatatttatttaattgttatCAATAGTCTTTACAAACCATTAAACATTCTTACGTCAAGCCAGTTACATCTAGCAACCATCGAGTCGGTGAAGCCGGACTCCAGTCGCCACGCCCCCTGGCGCTTGGAGAGCTTTATAGTTTTTCCTCTGGTCGCCGCTGGCAGACCTTTATCTGCCGGCCGGCCAGACGTTGCCGAACAGGTTTCTGACCGTTTTCCAGTGTTAAAACGCCATGTAACACAGGTGTAGCCCTGTAGACCTGCGCTAGTCATCGCCTTTTCCCTGCGTTTTGGTTTCCCTCTCATTTTTAGCCCTTGTTTCAACTCGTAAGTATTCCAAAATCTGAACCTTATTTAACTGCATGTTTGAGGAAAAAAAGGTATCAGTTCTTTAGTTATAACGATGCGCCCTCAGCGCTCCATCTGAGTAATGCAACTTCTTACAATGCGCTGTACTGTTTCCAATGT is a window from the Paramormyrops kingsleyae isolate MSU_618 chromosome 21, PKINGS_0.4, whole genome shotgun sequence genome containing:
- the LOC111854653 gene encoding phospholipid scramblase 2-like, producing the protein MEQSDSRCPAGLQYLTQIDELIVQGEVDFAEALSAFHYNNIYGIKNSLGQVVFYVVEESDCCSRFCCGSQRPFLLRVINNLGEEVIRISRPLNCCMQELEVQCPPGNPIGSVTQELHPFLPKFMIRNERDEPVLKLTGPFCICGCDTDFEVKSLNEAIVVGRITKHWAGLAQELFTNANNFAVHFPLDLDVRVKAVVLGACFLIDFMYYKN